One genomic segment of Clavelina lepadiformis chromosome 3, kaClaLepa1.1, whole genome shotgun sequence includes these proteins:
- the LOC143449913 gene encoding O(6)-methylguanine-induced apoptosis 2-like, with protein MASDSIHPLESAHRIHSRVTGKLYKGNGITAATSSIPTKYQTFVTNNSDRKGFSSQAKRFSDDYYVNEIPGPGNYQCTHREIEKNSTSFSSRGTGSFASKSRRTKSIPTGALPGAGSYNLPSLLTTRKDFNQANSSSFHHPIAQKTDHILITPQRAPAPNRYNVQNINLGKKYVVAAEAAFKSKTGRQGAAVGATRIPSPCHYNIRNGEVNKGPMSSFNSTTKRQVIASPLEVPGPGTYKPFQPVSPPQKLLLPRKHYLCISAPAMPLPPPVENPGPGSYDLVDFEGPSKHYMSSSAFVSNTSRWTYDHLPTKDNPGPSTYRPERIGRQSFMYNAQNRWIPL; from the exons GTAATGGAATTACAGCTGCCACATCTTCGATTCCaaccaaatatcaaactttTGTGACGAATAATTCCGATCGCAAAGGATTTTCAAGTCAAGCAAAAAGATTTAGCGATGATTATTATGTG aatGAAATTCCTGGCCCAGGGAATTATCAATGCACTCACAgggaaattgaaaaaaattctacGTCATTCTCCTCTAGAGGAACTGGAAGTTTTGCATCAAAA AGCCGTAGAACAAAAAGCATTCCCACAGGTGCTTTGCCAGGAGCAGGTTCCTACAATCTCCCCTCTCTGCTGACAACAAGAAAAGACTTTAATCAGGCAAACAGCAGCAGCTTCCACCATCCGATCGCACAGAAGACGGATCATATTTTGATAACACCTCAAAGAGCACCGGCTCCGAACCGGTACAAT GTTCAAAATATTAACTTGGGTAAGAAGTATGTAGTGGCTGCTGAAGCTGCATTTAAATCTAAGACGGGACGTCAAGGAGCTGCAGTTGGTGCCACAAGGATACCTTCTCCCT GCCACTATAACATTCGTAATGGTGAAGTCAACAAAGGCCCAATGTCCAGTTTTAATTCAACCACAAAGCGGCAAGTTATCGCCTCGCCCCTTGAAGTTCCAGGTCCTGGGACATACAAACCTTTCCAACCCGTGTCCCCACCACAGAAACTTCTTCTACC GCGCAAACACTACTTATGCATCAGCGCTCCTGCAATGCCATTACCTCCACCTGTTGAAAATCCTGGTCCAGGATCCTATGACCTCGTTGATTTCGAAGGCCCATCAAAGCATTACATGTCATCCAGTGCATTTGTTTCGAACACGTCAAGATGGACGTACGACCACCTGCCAACTAAGGACAACCCTGGTCCATCAACCTACCGACCTGAAAGAATCGGTCGTCAAAGTTTCATGTACAATGCACAGAATCGATGGATTCCTTTATAA
- the LOC143450347 gene encoding formylglycine-generating enzyme-like, with product MHPNDLRTLLFLLMVSCFCLISGKGEEQPEFSDDAFVEIEEDSPKKPSTGRSQLKTSQYTFDDVIMKVKKMRRYNQMNFIPGGVFTMGTDDIITKDGEAPARKVTVDGFYMDIYEASNVEFAHFVKETGYVTEAEKFKNSFVLEMLISKEVLSRITQAVAASPWWLPVDGADWLHPEGPDTNILKRLDHPVLHVSWNDATEFCRWAGKRLPTEAEWERAARGGLENRLYPWGNKFLPKGKHMLNIWQGEFPKENTAEDGYVATAPVDSFPPNKYRLYNTAGNVWEWVQDWYSTFHTPDPVANPPGPEEGKVKVKKGGSYMCHKDFCYRYRCAARGENTPDSSASNLGFRCATSKLPDYLISDDTSHTEL from the exons ATGCACCCGAATGATTTGAGAACATTGTTATTCCTCCTAATGGTATCTTGCTTTTGTCTTATCAGTGGAAAAG GTGAGGAGCAGCCTGAATTTTCAGATGACGCATTCGTAGAAATCGAAGAAGATTCTCCGAAAAAACCTTCTACTGGGAGGTCACAACTTAAGACTTCACAATACAcatttgatgacgtcataatgaaggTAAAAAAGATGAGGAGATACAACCAAATGAACTTTATTCCAGGCGGGGTCTTCACAATGGGTACTGATGACATCATCACCAAAGATGGGGAAGCCCCTGCAAGAAA agTCACCGTGGATGGATTTTACATGGACATCTATGAAGCAAGCAATGTTGAATTTGCTCATTTTGTGAAAGAGACTGGCTATGTTACTGAGGCAGAGAAGTTCAAGAATTCATTTGTTCTAGAGATGTTAATCAGCAAGGAAGTTTTATCCAGAATCACACAGGCGGTTGCCGCATCCCCGTGGTGGTTGCCAGTGGATGGAGCGGATTGGCTTCATCCTGAAGGTCCAgacacaaacattttgaaaag ACTTGACCATCCTGTACTTCATGTTTCGTGGAACGATGCCACTGAGTTTTGTAGGTGGGCCGGCAAGCGTCTGCCCACAGAAGCGGAATGGGAGAGGGCAGCAAGAGGGGGGTTGGAAAACCGACTGTATCCTTGGGGAAACAAATTTCTTCCGAAAGGGAAACACAT GTTAAACATCTGGCAGGGGGAATTCCCCAAAGAAAACACAGCAGAGGACGGTTATGTTGCTACAGCCCCAGTTGACTCTTTCCCACCAAACAAATACAGACTTTACAATACTGCAGGGAATGTATGGGAATGGGTACAGGACTGGTATTCCACTTTTCACACTCCTGACCCGGTCGCAAATCCA CCTGGACCTGAGGAAGGGAAAGTGAAAGTAAAAAAAGGAGGTTCATATATGTGCCATAAG GACTTTTGTTATCGTTATCGCTGTGCTGCAAGAGGCGAAAACACACCAGATAGCTCCGCATCCAATCTTGGTTTTCGATGTGCTACCTCCAAGCTTCCAGATTATTTAATTAGTGATGACACGAGTCACACAGAGTTATAG
- the LOC143450313 gene encoding F-actin-capping protein subunit beta-like yields the protein MTEKQLDCALDLMRRLPPQQVEKNLSDLIDLVPDLCEELLASVDQPLRVLRDKQTGKDYLLCDYNRDGDSYRSPWSNTYDPAIADGAKPSDKLRDLEVTANSAFDSYREMYYEGGISSVYMWDLDHGFAGAILIKKAGDASTKIKGCWDSIHVIEVQEKTGGRNAHYKLTSTVMLWLQTNKAASGTMNLGGSLTRQLEKDCPLNEGNSHISNIGRMVEEMENKMRHTLNEIYFGKTRDIVNDLRSIVPLSEVNKQRNVANELKAKLESKN from the exons ATGACT GAAAAGCAACTGGACTGTGCCCTGGACCTCATGAGGAGACTTCCACCACAGCAAGTTGAGAAGAATCTGTCGGACTTGATCGATCTCGTTCCCGATCTTTGCGAGGAGCTTCTTGCATCCGTTGATCAGCCTCTTCGAGTTCTTCGAGACAAACAGACCGGCAAGGATTATCTTTTATGTGATTACAACAGAGATGGTGACTCATACAG GTCACCATGGAGTAATACGTACGACCCCGCTATTGCTGATGGGGCAAAGCCTTCCGATAAACTTCGTGACCTTGAAGTAACCGCAAATTCTGCCTTTGACTCATATCGTGAAAT GTACTATGAAGGCGGAATATCATCGGTGTATATGTGGGATTTGGATCACGGGTTTGCTGGAGCCATCCTTATCAAGAAAGCAGGCGATGCCTCCACGAAGATCAAAGGATGTTGGGATTCTATCCATGTTATTGAAGTACAA GAAAAAACTGGTGGAAGAAATGCTCATTATAAACTGACTTCAACCGTGATGTTGTGGCTCCAAACCAACAAAGCAGCATCCGGGACAATGAATCTTGGTGGAAGCCTTACAAGACAG CTGGAGAAGGATTGCCCTTTAAATGAAGGCAATTCCCACATCTCGAATATCGGCCGCATGGTCGAGGAAATGGAAAACAAAATGAGACACACTTTAAATGAGATTTATTTTGGAAAGACAAGGGACATTGTCAACGACCTTCG ATCCATTGTTCCCCTTTCTGAGGTCAATAAACAACGAAACGTCGCTAATGAACTGAAAGCAAAATTGGAAAGCAAAAATTAG
- the LOC143449914 gene encoding large ribosomal subunit protein uL22m-like, which produces MATTVPSFLLRCCGTLGKLMQNSGYILGTCSHFRGFHQSAHVLALRDPGQHRRIREQAQQHVNKWHRDLGEWTDKNEMLYPPMNPEDGIRPAEIYHGRAKIRYPTKKMIHVSCLVLNMNIDEAISKLDYINNKGAKIIREVLLEAQELAVKEHNVEFKSNLHVATSFTSRHSQIKFPIFRAAGRPPAIGHCRFANYYVMLREGPAPLPEPKITALDSALEYVESLRRRTIRDGL; this is translated from the coding sequence ATGGCAACCACAGTGCCATCTTTTCTGCTGAGATGCTGTGGAACTTTAGGAAAACTGATGCAAAATTCTGGTTATATTTTAGGCACATGTTCACATTTTCGTGGTTTCCACCAAAGCGCTCACGTGTTGGCCTTGCGTGACCCGGGACAACACAGAAGAATAAGAGAACAAGCACAACAACACGTCAATAAATGGCACAGAGATCTTGGTGAATGGACCGACAAGAATGAAATGTTGTATCCACCGATGAATCCTGAAGATGGTATTCGGCCAGCCGAGATATATCATGGCCGTGCAAAGATTCGTTATCCCACaaagaaaatgattcacgTTTCCTGTTTAGTTCTGAATATGAATATTGATgaggcaatttcaaaactaGATTACATTAACAACAAAGGTGCCAAAATTATCCGAGAAGTCCTTCTTGAAGCTCAGGAGCTGGCTGTGAAAGAACACAACGTTGAATTCAAATCAAATTTGCATGTTGCAACGTCATTTACGTCGAGACATtctcaaataaaatttccgATATTCCGAGCAGCTGGAAGACCACCTGCTATTGGTCACTGTCGTTTTGCCAACTACTATGTCATGCTCAGGGAGGGCCCGGCCCCGTTACCCGAACCCAAAATTACCGCCTTGGACAGCGCGTTGGAATATGTGGAATCACTAAGAAGGAGGACCATCCGCGATGGTCTGTGA